A genomic stretch from Longimicrobium sp. includes:
- a CDS encoding DNA-3-methyladenine glycosylase I, which translates to MTTYCEAADGHPFHGPYHDEEYGFPLREDDELFERLVLEINQAGLSWLTILKKRDAFRHAYDGFDVERVAAYGDAERARLLADAGIVRNRLKVDAAIENARTVLRLRESHGSFAGWLDAHHPLTKEEWVKLFRKTFRFTGGEIVGEFLMSTGYLPGAHHPGCPVYARVAALRPPWMTSTPVPL; encoded by the coding sequence ATGACGACGTACTGCGAGGCGGCGGACGGGCACCCCTTTCACGGGCCCTACCACGACGAGGAGTACGGCTTTCCGCTCCGCGAGGACGACGAGCTGTTCGAGCGGCTGGTGCTGGAGATCAACCAGGCGGGGCTGTCGTGGCTCACCATCCTCAAGAAGCGCGACGCCTTCCGCCACGCCTACGATGGGTTCGACGTGGAGCGCGTGGCGGCGTACGGCGATGCCGAGCGCGCCCGCCTGCTGGCGGACGCCGGGATCGTGCGCAACCGCCTCAAGGTGGACGCGGCCATCGAGAACGCGCGCACCGTCCTGCGCCTGCGCGAGTCGCACGGCTCGTTCGCGGGGTGGCTGGACGCGCACCACCCGCTCACGAAGGAGGAGTGGGTGAAGCTGTTCAGAAAGACGTTCCGCTTCACCGGCGGCGAGATCGTGGGCGAGTTCCTGATGAGCACGGGCTACCTGCCGGGCGCGCACCACCCCGGCTGCCCCGTGTACGCCCGGGTCGCCGCGCTCCGACCGCCCTGGATGACCTCAACGCCGGTGCCGCTATGA
- a CDS encoding ricin-type beta-trefoil lectin domain protein, whose protein sequence is MHLTRIRSVFALAAAVVALAALPGGASAQTYYGYESLAWTAKCMDNYRGYLTGGNNLQIYNCQSSVNQYFTRASDGHVIVQKGQKDANGYQYCMDYYPSNGSIGSQVKIWPCRPLTGTADSQHWYLLSSGQWMGGSGNCVSAQAGTNETKLVMAACNPSSPPSNTRWKTRP, encoded by the coding sequence ATGCACCTCACCCGCATCAGATCCGTCTTCGCCCTTGCCGCGGCGGTCGTGGCGCTCGCGGCACTCCCGGGCGGCGCCAGCGCCCAGACGTACTACGGTTACGAGAGCCTTGCCTGGACGGCCAAGTGCATGGACAACTACCGCGGCTACCTTACGGGCGGCAACAACCTCCAGATCTACAACTGCCAGTCTTCCGTCAACCAGTACTTCACGCGGGCGAGCGACGGGCACGTCATCGTGCAGAAGGGGCAAAAGGATGCCAACGGCTACCAGTACTGCATGGACTACTACCCGTCCAACGGCTCGATCGGGTCGCAGGTGAAGATCTGGCCCTGCCGCCCGCTCACCGGCACCGCCGACAGCCAGCACTGGTACCTTCTCAGCAGCGGCCAGTGGATGGGCGGGAGCGGCAACTGCGTCTCCGCGCAGGCCGGCACCAACGAGACCAAGCTGGTGATGGCCGCCTGCAACCCGAGCAGCCCGCCGAGCAATACGCGGTGGAAGACCAGGCCGTGA
- a CDS encoding glycosyltransferase family 4 protein, whose translation MTAGERPLRILVLSQYFWPEDFRINDLALALKERGHHVEVLTGIPNYPEGRAYPGYTPFRPRQEEYHGIPVRRVPLLPRGRAGGVRLALNYASFALTASLLAPLVARRRYDVILVYEVSPITVGIPALVLKRLTGAALLFWVLDLWPEVLQGTGAVSSESVLGAVRRLARRIYRGSDRILVSSEGFLRPVSELADGDARVRYFPQSAEPFYRPLSPEETEGVPPLPAGFRVMVAGNIGASQDFPTLLAAAELLRDRGDIHWIVVGDGRMREWVEREVRERGLGATVHMLGRHPAERMPHFFAHADVLLASLKRAPVYAYTLPAKVPSYLASARPLIAAMDGEGARVVNDARAGLSCPAEDPRALADAVLALRALSPEERAAMGARGRGYFLEHFERECLTTRLEGWMREVAPAEG comes from the coding sequence ATGACGGCCGGCGAGCGCCCACTGCGCATCCTGGTCCTCTCGCAGTACTTCTGGCCGGAGGACTTCCGCATCAACGACCTGGCGCTGGCGCTGAAGGAGCGCGGGCACCACGTCGAGGTCCTCACCGGCATCCCCAACTACCCCGAGGGGCGCGCGTACCCGGGGTACACTCCGTTCCGTCCCCGCCAGGAAGAGTACCACGGCATCCCCGTGCGCCGTGTGCCGCTGCTCCCCCGCGGACGCGCGGGCGGGGTGCGCCTGGCGCTCAACTACGCCTCGTTCGCGCTCACGGCCAGCCTGCTCGCCCCGCTGGTGGCGCGCCGCCGCTACGACGTGATCCTGGTGTACGAAGTGTCGCCTATCACCGTCGGCATCCCCGCGCTCGTGCTGAAGCGGCTCACCGGCGCGGCGCTCCTCTTCTGGGTGCTCGACCTGTGGCCGGAGGTCCTCCAGGGCACCGGCGCGGTCTCGTCCGAGTCGGTGCTGGGTGCGGTGCGGCGGCTGGCGCGGCGCATCTACCGCGGCAGCGACCGCATCCTGGTGTCGTCGGAGGGCTTCCTGCGCCCCGTCTCGGAACTGGCGGATGGCGATGCGCGCGTGCGCTACTTCCCCCAGTCCGCCGAGCCGTTCTACCGCCCGCTCTCGCCCGAAGAGACCGAGGGCGTTCCGCCGCTTCCCGCGGGGTTCCGGGTGATGGTGGCCGGCAACATCGGCGCCTCGCAGGACTTTCCCACGCTGCTGGCCGCCGCCGAGCTGCTGCGCGACCGGGGCGACATTCACTGGATCGTGGTGGGGGACGGGCGGATGCGGGAGTGGGTGGAGCGCGAGGTGCGCGAGCGAGGGCTGGGTGCCACCGTCCACATGCTGGGGCGCCACCCGGCGGAGCGCATGCCGCACTTCTTTGCGCACGCGGACGTGCTGCTGGCATCGCTGAAGCGCGCCCCGGTCTACGCCTACACGCTGCCCGCCAAGGTGCCGTCGTACCTGGCCAGTGCCCGCCCCCTGATCGCCGCCATGGACGGCGAGGGCGCGCGCGTGGTGAACGACGCCCGCGCCGGCCTCTCCTGCCCCGCCGAGGACCCCCGCGCCCTCGCCGACGCCGTCCTCGCCCTGCGCGCCCTCTCTCCCGAGGAGCGCGCCGCGATGGGCGCCCGGGGCCGCGGCTACTTTTTGGAGCACTTCGAGCGCGAGTGCCTGACGACTCGCCTGGAGGGGTGGATGCGGGAGGTGGCGCCCGCGGAGGGCTGA
- a CDS encoding NAD-dependent epimerase/dehydratase family protein — translation MPERLPLPGSVLVTGATGFLGAYVVDGLLKLGVGVRALVRAEHASIPASVQQVRASDLSDRAALRAACAGVEAVVHLAARTHVLRDSARDPLERFRAVNVEGTRVLLREALEAGATRFVYASSVKAVGEGSATCWTEDVTPRPADAYGISKLEAEQVVREAAAGIHAPILRLPLLYGAGVRANMLRLFRTVDRGVPMPVGGIHNRRSLGYAGNVVAAVETVLSAPAAGHATLFVSDDDDVSTPDLVRRIAAALRVSARIVPIPRAIARLAARAGDVVSRAVPVPFTTGALERLTGSLCVDVATLRGLGWSPRYTMAEGMADTARWYRGLHPRA, via the coding sequence ATGCCTGAGCGGCTGCCGCTTCCCGGCAGCGTGCTGGTCACCGGCGCCACGGGCTTCCTGGGCGCGTACGTGGTGGACGGGCTCCTGAAGCTCGGCGTCGGCGTGCGCGCGCTGGTGCGCGCCGAGCACGCGAGCATCCCCGCGTCCGTCCAGCAGGTGCGCGCTTCGGATCTCTCCGACCGCGCCGCGTTGCGTGCGGCGTGCGCGGGGGTGGAGGCGGTGGTCCACCTGGCCGCGCGCACGCACGTCCTGCGCGACTCCGCCCGCGATCCGCTGGAACGCTTCCGGGCGGTCAACGTGGAAGGGACGCGCGTCCTGCTGCGCGAGGCGCTGGAGGCGGGGGCCACACGCTTCGTATACGCCAGCTCGGTGAAGGCGGTGGGGGAGGGGAGCGCGACGTGCTGGACCGAGGATGTAACACCGCGCCCCGCGGACGCGTACGGCATCAGTAAGCTGGAGGCGGAGCAGGTGGTGCGGGAGGCGGCGGCGGGCATCCACGCGCCGATCCTGCGGCTCCCGCTGCTGTACGGCGCCGGCGTGCGCGCCAACATGCTGCGGCTCTTCCGCACCGTTGACCGCGGCGTGCCGATGCCGGTGGGGGGCATCCACAACCGGCGCAGCCTGGGGTACGCCGGCAACGTGGTGGCCGCCGTCGAGACGGTGCTCTCCGCCCCCGCCGCCGGCCACGCCACGCTCTTCGTGAGCGACGACGACGACGTCTCCACGCCGGATCTGGTGCGCCGCATCGCCGCGGCGCTGAGGGTCTCGGCGCGCATCGTCCCCATCCCGCGCGCCATCGCCCGGCTGGCCGCGCGCGCGGGGGACGTGGTGTCGCGCGCGGTGCCGGTGCCGTTCACCACCGGCGCGCTCGAGCGGCTGACCGGCTCGCTGTGCGTGGACGTCGCCACGCTGCGCGGACTGGGGTGGTCGCCGCGCTACACGATGGCCGAGGGGATGGCGGACACCGCGAGGTGGTACCGCGGCCTCCACCCGCGCGCATGA
- a CDS encoding polysaccharide biosynthesis protein, with product MKAALDGAEVLILGGTGSLGQRLFHRILADEMGSPASVTVVSRDEAKQHAMRLELMRQATATDDVIYNETAKRARFAIGDVRNYADMRRYVERSDVIFHAAALKQVPTCEYHGAAAVDTNVIGAINLARAVFESRGGGKHVVGISTDKACKPVNMMGMTKAIQERILVQANLDTPGCRFVNVRYGNVMASRGSVIPFFIDLVRRGKPLPITDRRMTRFLMTLDESVDLIFRALRHANAGETYVPLLASARVTDIALAVAEAETYPMTDTGIRPGEKIQEILVSEEEVAHTVFRGDDLVILPILPELRVDEVGTRELPFAGEYTSGAAPLPLAEVRALLQRHRLTRGTAPETGEIFR from the coding sequence ATGAAGGCTGCGCTCGACGGCGCGGAGGTCCTGATCCTGGGCGGCACGGGGTCGCTGGGCCAGCGCCTCTTCCACCGGATACTGGCGGACGAGATGGGCTCGCCCGCCTCGGTCACCGTCGTCTCGCGCGACGAGGCCAAGCAGCACGCCATGCGCCTGGAGCTGATGCGCCAGGCCACGGCCACCGACGACGTCATCTACAACGAGACCGCCAAGCGCGCGCGCTTCGCCATCGGCGACGTGCGCAACTACGCGGACATGCGCCGGTACGTGGAGCGCTCGGACGTGATCTTTCACGCCGCCGCGCTCAAGCAGGTGCCCACCTGCGAGTACCACGGCGCGGCGGCGGTGGACACCAACGTGATCGGTGCCATCAACCTGGCGCGCGCCGTCTTCGAGAGCCGCGGCGGCGGCAAGCACGTGGTGGGGATCTCCACCGACAAGGCGTGCAAGCCGGTGAACATGATGGGGATGACCAAGGCGATCCAGGAGCGCATCCTGGTGCAGGCCAACCTGGACACCCCCGGCTGCCGCTTCGTGAACGTGCGCTACGGCAACGTGATGGCCTCGCGCGGCTCCGTCATCCCCTTCTTCATCGACCTGGTGCGGCGGGGCAAGCCCCTGCCCATCACGGACCGGCGGATGACGCGCTTCCTGATGACGCTGGACGAGTCGGTGGACCTGATCTTCCGGGCGCTGCGCCACGCCAACGCCGGCGAGACGTACGTCCCCCTCCTCGCGTCGGCCAGGGTTACGGACATCGCGCTGGCCGTGGCCGAGGCGGAAACGTACCCCATGACCGACACCGGCATCCGCCCCGGCGAAAAGATCCAGGAGATCCTGGTGAGCGAGGAAGAGGTGGCGCACACCGTCTTCCGCGGCGACGACCTGGTGATCCTCCCCATCCTCCCCGAGCTGCGCGTGGACGAGGTGGGGACGCGCGAGCTTCCCTTTGCCGGCGAGTACACCTCTGGCGCCGCGCCGCTGCCGCTGGCGGAGGTGCGCGCGCTGCTGCAGCGGCACCGCCTCACCCGCGGCACCGCTCCCGAGACCGGCGAGATCTTTCGCTGA
- a CDS encoding APC family permease yields the protein MTEATVASTESRLVRALGTWALAASIVNVTVGGGIFRLPGEMSKLLGPSALWAYAVCALAMGLIVLCFADAGSRVALTGGPYAYVETAFGPFVGFLSGVLLWAVGTFALAAVSTVLADSVAALVPALSGRVAKAGVLVVVYALLAGVNVGGVKQGARLNDVATVAKLLPLLLLVGAGALAVSPDNLASTPPETGSLARACIVLIFAFAGVESALVPSGEVRNPARTVPRAILMAMLGITVLYLALHAVAQGVLGTDVLAQSATPLADAAGKAMGSGGRTLILVGTAVSTFGYVSGMILAVPRGPFAMARDGFLPRALASVHPRFHTPHVAIMVQAVITCALAISSQFILLAVLANLSTLLLYAACCVAAWELRRRGVTTDGAMPFRVPAAPVIPWLALAVIAFMLFSVTLKEWAWVLGVLALAAMIFFITRPSRALR from the coding sequence GTGACCGAAGCCACGGTAGCATCCACCGAGTCCCGCCTCGTACGCGCCCTGGGGACGTGGGCGCTGGCCGCCAGCATCGTCAACGTGACGGTGGGCGGCGGCATCTTTCGCCTCCCCGGCGAGATGTCGAAGCTGCTGGGGCCCTCCGCACTCTGGGCGTACGCGGTGTGCGCGCTCGCCATGGGGCTGATCGTCCTCTGCTTCGCCGATGCGGGGAGCCGGGTGGCGCTCACCGGCGGGCCCTATGCCTACGTGGAGACGGCGTTCGGGCCGTTCGTGGGCTTCCTCTCGGGGGTGCTGCTGTGGGCGGTGGGGACCTTTGCGCTCGCGGCCGTCTCCACCGTGCTGGCCGACTCGGTGGCGGCGCTCGTGCCGGCGCTGAGCGGGCGCGTGGCCAAAGCCGGGGTGCTCGTGGTGGTGTACGCGCTGCTGGCCGGGGTCAACGTCGGCGGGGTCAAGCAGGGGGCGAGGCTCAACGACGTCGCCACCGTCGCCAAGCTCCTGCCACTGCTGCTGCTGGTGGGGGCCGGCGCGCTGGCCGTGAGCCCGGACAACCTGGCCTCCACGCCGCCCGAGACGGGGAGCCTGGCCCGCGCCTGCATCGTGCTGATCTTCGCCTTCGCGGGGGTCGAGAGCGCGCTGGTGCCGAGCGGAGAGGTCCGCAACCCGGCGCGCACCGTTCCGCGCGCCATCCTCATGGCGATGCTGGGGATCACTGTGCTCTACCTGGCGCTGCACGCCGTTGCGCAGGGGGTGCTCGGCACGGACGTGCTCGCGCAGAGCGCCACGCCTCTCGCCGATGCTGCCGGGAAGGCGATGGGCTCCGGCGGGCGCACGCTGATCCTGGTGGGGACCGCCGTCTCCACCTTTGGCTACGTGAGCGGGATGATCCTGGCCGTCCCCCGCGGCCCCTTCGCCATGGCGCGCGACGGATTCCTGCCGCGCGCGCTGGCCTCGGTGCATCCCCGCTTCCACACGCCGCACGTCGCCATCATGGTGCAGGCGGTCATCACCTGCGCGCTCGCGATCTCCAGCCAGTTCATCCTCCTGGCCGTGCTCGCCAACCTCAGCACGCTGCTGCTCTATGCGGCGTGCTGCGTGGCCGCCTGGGAGCTGCGCCGCCGCGGGGTGACCACCGACGGCGCGATGCCCTTTCGCGTGCCCGCCGCGCCGGTGATCCCGTGGCTGGCGCTCGCGGTGATCGCGTTCATGCTCTTCTCGGTGACGCTGAAGGAGTGGGCCTGGGTGCTCGGGGTGCTGGCGCTGGCGGCGATGATCTTCTTCATCACGCGCCCCAGCCGCGCGCTGCGATGA
- a CDS encoding glycosyltransferase family 1 protein has protein sequence MRTLLDVSWLGLGHLYPESRSGSFRAHRDLAAGLLRTGECELLFCANISSVAFSGTAEYLRTDPVLARVPLIGPSAPVASGIGRAARRVHRALREWFPNHAIPGVLRSGARALDQRVHPPITGAAPPVDVFHSPGAPLPPLRPGSPPRLLTIYDVVHPRYAALYDANRAQSLAVTIGSLAPHDRLITTSLATRDDLVEMGVAGADRISVVPLAADPELFFPSTDLARREAVRVRLGIPPGPYLLSLGLLDVRKNVEAAVEAFARLVRQEGCRDLSLVVVGPPGSGTAGVERAVAEARARGARVVMAGFVPDEELAALYGGALGFVFPSLHEGFGIPPLEAMQCGTPVIASNRSSIPEVVGDAALVVDPQDADALSHAMYRLYHDGALRDDLRVRSLARAAHFNWDRTAAETLAAYRAAIAA, from the coding sequence ATGCGCACTCTACTCGACGTCTCCTGGCTGGGCCTCGGGCACCTGTACCCCGAGAGCCGCAGCGGGAGCTTCCGCGCGCACCGCGATCTGGCCGCGGGGCTGCTGCGGACCGGCGAATGCGAACTGCTCTTCTGCGCGAACATCTCCAGCGTTGCCTTCTCCGGAACGGCGGAGTACCTGCGCACCGATCCCGTGCTCGCGCGGGTGCCCCTGATCGGCCCGTCCGCACCGGTGGCGTCCGGAATCGGCCGCGCCGCGCGCCGGGTGCACCGTGCTCTCCGGGAGTGGTTTCCCAACCACGCGATCCCGGGGGTGCTGCGCTCCGGCGCCCGCGCGCTCGACCAGCGCGTCCACCCGCCCATTACCGGCGCCGCGCCACCCGTCGACGTCTTCCACTCGCCGGGCGCCCCTCTCCCGCCGCTCCGCCCCGGCTCGCCGCCGCGCCTGCTCACCATCTACGACGTGGTGCACCCCCGCTACGCCGCGCTCTATGACGCCAACCGGGCGCAGTCGCTGGCCGTGACCATCGGGAGCCTGGCGCCTCACGACCGGCTGATCACCACCTCGCTGGCCACCCGCGACGACCTGGTGGAGATGGGGGTCGCCGGGGCGGACCGCATCTCGGTGGTCCCCCTGGCCGCGGACCCGGAGCTCTTCTTCCCCAGCACGGACCTGGCGCGGCGGGAGGCGGTGCGGGTGCGGCTCGGCATCCCGCCGGGGCCGTACCTGCTCTCGCTCGGGCTCCTGGACGTACGCAAGAACGTGGAAGCGGCCGTGGAAGCGTTCGCCCGCCTGGTTCGCCAGGAGGGGTGCCGCGACCTGTCACTGGTGGTGGTGGGGCCGCCGGGGAGCGGAACCGCGGGGGTGGAGCGGGCGGTGGCGGAGGCGCGCGCGCGGGGCGCCCGCGTGGTGATGGCCGGCTTCGTTCCGGACGAGGAGCTGGCGGCGCTCTACGGCGGGGCGCTCGGCTTCGTCTTCCCGTCGCTCCACGAGGGGTTCGGGATCCCGCCGCTGGAGGCGATGCAGTGCGGCACCCCCGTGATCGCCTCGAACCGCTCCTCGATCCCGGAGGTGGTGGGCGACGCCGCGCTCGTCGTCGATCCACAGGACGCCGACGCCCTTTCCCACGCGATGTACCGCCTGTACCACGACGGGGCGCTGCGCGACGATCTCCGCGTCCGGTCGCTGGCCCGCGCCGCCCACTTCAATTGGGACCGCACCGCCGCGGAGACCCTCGCCGCCTACCGCGCCGCGATCGCCGCCTGA
- a CDS encoding cytochrome P450: protein MREISFELADPRFKADPHPTYARLRAEAPVFRSRLGRGRPVWLVTRYDDVAALLRDARFAKDPAHARSGAAPWMPGFLRPLTRNMLDLDAPDHTRLRSLVQKAFTPRLVERLRPRIEGLADELITRATRGGRMELVRDYALPIPLTIIGELLGIPAADRDRFHRWSTTIVSASPGIGAVRLLPTVWSMFRYLRRQFAARRADPRDDLITALVQAEEAGDRLSDDELLAMVFILLVAGHETTVNLIAGGVLALLQHPEQRDRLRADPALLRPAVEELARFVSPVELATERYAREDVEIAGVAIRRGEMVLGVIGSANRDEAHFAAPDTLDLARDPNRHLAFGLGAHYCLGAPLARLEASVAIPMLLDRAPGLRLRDAEVRWRRHAFLRGPREVRLALGG, encoded by the coding sequence ATGCGTGAGATCAGCTTCGAACTGGCGGACCCGAGGTTCAAGGCCGATCCGCATCCCACGTACGCGCGGCTGCGGGCGGAGGCGCCCGTCTTCCGGTCGCGGCTGGGGCGCGGGAGGCCGGTGTGGCTGGTGACGCGGTACGACGACGTGGCGGCGCTGCTCCGCGATGCGCGCTTCGCCAAGGACCCGGCGCACGCGCGTTCCGGCGCCGCGCCCTGGATGCCGGGTTTCCTGCGCCCCCTCACCCGCAACATGCTGGACCTGGACGCGCCGGACCACACGCGCCTCCGCTCGCTCGTGCAGAAGGCGTTCACGCCGCGCTTGGTGGAGCGGCTGCGGCCCAGGATCGAGGGATTGGCGGACGAGCTGATCACGCGCGCCACTCGCGGCGGCCGGATGGAGCTGGTACGCGATTACGCGCTGCCGATCCCGCTCACCATCATTGGCGAGCTGCTGGGGATCCCGGCCGCGGACCGGGACCGCTTCCACCGCTGGTCCACGACGATCGTCTCCGCGTCGCCCGGGATCGGCGCGGTGCGCCTGCTCCCAACGGTGTGGTCGATGTTCCGCTATCTGCGCCGCCAGTTCGCCGCCCGCCGCGCCGACCCGCGCGACGACCTGATCACCGCCCTCGTGCAGGCCGAGGAAGCCGGCGACCGCCTGAGCGACGACGAGCTGCTGGCGATGGTCTTCATCCTCCTCGTCGCCGGCCACGAGACCACCGTCAACCTGATCGCGGGCGGCGTCCTCGCCCTCCTCCAGCACCCCGAACAGCGCGACCGCCTGCGCGCCGACCCCGCCCTGCTCCGCCCCGCCGTTGAGGAGCTGGCGCGCTTCGTCAGCCCCGTGGAGCTCGCCACCGAGCGGTACGCGCGCGAAGACGTGGAGATCGCCGGCGTCGCGATCCGGCGCGGGGAGATGGTGCTGGGCGTGATCGGCTCCGCCAACCGCGACGAGGCGCACTTCGCCGCACCGGACACGCTGGACCTCGCGCGCGATCCCAACCGCCACCTCGCGTTCGGACTGGGCGCGCACTACTGCCTGGGCGCGCCGCTCGCCCGCCTGGAAGCCTCCGTCGCCATCCCCATGCTCCTCGACCGCGCCCCCGGCCTGCGCCTGCGCGACGCCGAGGTGCGCTGGCGCCGCCACGCCTTCCTGCGCGGCCCGCGTGAGGTGCGGCTGGCGCTGGGCGGGTAA
- the wecB gene encoding UDP-N-acetylglucosamine 2-epimerase (non-hydrolyzing): protein MRVMTIVGTRPEIIKLCRVIHELDRFTDHVLVHTGQNYDWELSGIFFRELGVRQPDHFLQAAGATPVETVGNVIARADALIAEVKPDALLLLGDTNSALAAYPAKRRRVPVFHMEAGNRSFDDRVPEEINRRVVDHLSDINLTYTEHARRYLLREGLAPETVIKTGSPMKEVLSHYAAQIAASDVLERLELAEGGYTVASAHREENVDSERNLANLVATLNAMAEGLERPVIFSAHPRTRARIDAAGVPLDPRVRMLKPLGFFDYVRLQQGAFCVVSDSGTVTEEASVLGFPAVTIREAHERPEGMDEGTLVMCGLVPGEVLNAIRVVTGQHAERRPTLVPDYDTETVSLKVVRIILSYTRYVRRTVWHDA, encoded by the coding sequence ATGCGTGTGATGACCATCGTGGGGACCCGGCCGGAGATCATCAAGCTGTGCCGGGTGATCCACGAGCTGGACCGGTTCACGGACCACGTCCTGGTGCACACCGGCCAGAACTACGACTGGGAGCTGAGCGGCATCTTCTTCCGCGAGCTCGGGGTGCGGCAGCCGGACCACTTCCTCCAGGCGGCCGGCGCGACCCCGGTGGAGACCGTGGGCAACGTCATCGCGCGAGCGGACGCGCTGATCGCGGAGGTGAAGCCGGACGCCCTCCTGCTGCTGGGCGACACCAATTCGGCGCTCGCCGCCTACCCGGCCAAGCGGCGCAGGGTGCCCGTCTTCCACATGGAGGCGGGCAACCGCTCGTTCGACGACCGCGTGCCGGAGGAGATCAACCGCCGCGTGGTGGACCACCTGAGCGACATCAACCTCACCTACACCGAGCACGCGCGCCGCTACCTGCTGCGCGAAGGCCTGGCGCCGGAGACGGTCATCAAGACGGGCTCGCCGATGAAGGAGGTGCTCTCGCACTACGCCGCGCAGATCGCCGCGTCCGACGTGCTGGAGCGGCTGGAGCTGGCGGAGGGGGGCTACACCGTGGCGAGCGCGCACCGCGAGGAGAACGTGGACTCCGAGCGCAACCTCGCCAACCTGGTGGCGACGCTGAACGCGATGGCGGAGGGGCTGGAGCGGCCCGTCATCTTCTCCGCGCACCCGCGCACCAGGGCGCGCATCGACGCGGCGGGCGTGCCCCTGGACCCGCGCGTGCGGATGCTGAAGCCGCTCGGCTTCTTCGACTACGTGCGCCTTCAGCAGGGGGCGTTCTGCGTCGTCTCGGACAGCGGCACGGTGACGGAGGAGGCGTCGGTGCTCGGCTTTCCCGCCGTCACCATCCGCGAGGCGCACGAGCGGCCGGAGGGGATGGACGAGGGGACGCTGGTGATGTGCGGGCTGGTGCCCGGCGAGGTGCTGAACGCCATCCGCGTCGTCACGGGGCAGCACGCCGAGCGCCGCCCCACGCTTGTGCCGGACTACGACACCGAGACCGTGTCGCTCAAGGTGGTGCGCATCATCCTGAGCTACACGCGCTACGTCCGCCGCACCGTCTGGCACGATGCCTGA
- a CDS encoding MFS transporter: MAERQDPYVSLRNPNFLWYVASLVALTLGTQIQATVVAWQVYEITRDPLSLGLVGLAEAIPFIGAALYAGHVADLHDRKRLCLAALLVQTACGGALLALAMRPQILAGGTWPIFAVVFASGIARSFLQPARTALGAEIVPRETYANAVAWRSSLWQFGAVMGPALGGVLYGFASARAAYAAEAALCALALVLFARIAYTRRPAAAREGTIGQNLTIGIRFLMKQPQLLGAQVLDLFSVLFGGAPALLPIFASEILRVGPQGLGVLRAAPAAGAVAMSLVLAHRKLRRAGPTLLLCVAGFGVCWILFALSHSFWLSLGLLALSGMLDNVSVVIRSTLLTLRTPEHLLGRVSAVNQIFIGSSNEIGSFESGVAARLLGAVNSVLLGGLMTLGVVSVTAYKVPALRELDELE, translated from the coding sequence ATGGCCGAGCGGCAAGACCCGTACGTATCCCTTCGCAACCCCAACTTCCTCTGGTACGTCGCGAGCCTGGTGGCGCTCACGCTGGGCACGCAGATCCAGGCGACGGTGGTGGCGTGGCAGGTGTACGAGATCACGCGCGACCCGCTTTCGCTGGGGCTGGTGGGGCTTGCGGAGGCGATCCCCTTCATCGGCGCCGCGCTGTACGCCGGCCACGTGGCGGATCTGCACGACCGCAAGCGCCTCTGCCTCGCCGCCCTCCTGGTGCAGACGGCGTGCGGCGGCGCCCTGCTCGCGCTGGCGATGCGTCCGCAGATCCTGGCCGGCGGCACCTGGCCGATCTTCGCCGTGGTGTTCGCCAGCGGCATCGCGCGCTCCTTTCTGCAGCCCGCCCGCACCGCGCTGGGAGCGGAGATCGTGCCGCGCGAGACGTACGCGAACGCGGTGGCGTGGCGCTCGTCGCTCTGGCAGTTCGGGGCGGTGATGGGGCCCGCGCTGGGTGGGGTGCTGTACGGCTTCGCCAGCGCCCGCGCCGCCTACGCGGCGGAGGCGGCGCTCTGCGCGCTCGCGCTCGTTCTCTTCGCGCGCATCGCGTACACGCGCCGCCCCGCCGCCGCGCGCGAGGGCACCATCGGCCAGAACCTCACCATCGGCATCCGCTTTCTCATGAAGCAGCCGCAGCTGCTGGGCGCGCAGGTGCTGGACCTGTTCTCGGTGCTCTTTGGCGGCGCCCCGGCGCTCCTCCCCATCTTCGCGTCCGAGATCCTGCGCGTGGGGCCGCAGGGGCTGGGCGTCCTTCGCGCCGCCCCCGCCGCCGGCGCCGTGGCGATGTCGCTCGTCCTGGCGCACCGCAAGCTGCGCCGCGCCGGGCCCACGCTCCTGCTGTGCGTGGCGGGATTCGGCGTGTGCTGGATCCTCTTCGCCCTGTCGCACTCCTTCTGGCTTTCGCTCGGCCTGCTGGCGCTGAGCGGGATGCTGGACAACGTGAGCGTGGTGATCCGCTCCACCCTGCTGACGCTGCGCACCCCCGAGCACCTGCTGGGCCGCGTCTCGGCCGTCAACCAGATCTTCATCGGCTCGTCCAACGAGATCGGCTCCTTTGAGTCCGGCGTGGCGGCGCGGCTGCTGGGCGCCGTCAACTCCGTGCTCCTGGGCGGGTTGATGACGCTCGGGGTGGTGAGCGTCACCGCGTACAAGGTGCCGGCGCTGCGGGAGCTGGACGAGCTGGAGTGA